Proteins from a genomic interval of Sparus aurata chromosome 21, fSpaAur1.1, whole genome shotgun sequence:
- the LOC115572840 gene encoding uncharacterized protein LOC115572840 gives MAMWELCQPAYSQLQENFRRLKQEITHKDELILGFSSVAAAQAQHLSRRAQLSAVNNSCHAGSFTESSTAAAHGEPIFSTDARALNDNIWPILGAKLRTQACSTPSNPEPWALDSGDGPHSPVGLQLADHPSSVRASAPEPVGGSTPIADHASPSSARFQPPRRSGVHTRVWRPPSVLRSREIHHQSPATRPRPPSVLIVASSMVRHITLPAAKTLCYPGARVQDIDSKIPQLLDENPSATTIIIHVGTNDLRNNQSETLKEDFMKLMDSLLQTDRKFIASGPLPCPSFGNIKFSRVRQLHTWLKGYCCSLNIPFVDNFGTFLDHPYLFRQDGVHPNFHGSRIFPAALKTAVIKPLLKKSNLDATVIANYRPISNLPFLSKILEKAVYLQLNSYLTSNSLLDFYQSGFRPHHSTETALIKVVNDLHINTDSNKLSVLVLLDLSAAFDTVDHDILLDRLEKWVGLSGPVLNWFRTYLQDRQFFVSIGDFVSDKVGVMCGVPQGSILGPLLFNLYMLPLAHVIMKHNIKYHNYADDSQLYLSLSPDDLHPIHSLTQCINDINLWMSQNFLQLNKDKTEILILGAKAQRQRIAAYLSSLSLKSKSEARNLGVIIDSDLNFKNHINNITKSAFYHLKNISKLRGFLSKADSEKLIHAFITSRLDYCNGLFTGLPKSAVQRLQLIQNAAARVLTGTKKFEHITPVLRSLHWLPVKTRIDLQILLLVYKALNGLAPQYIKDMLIRYEPARTLRSSGSGLLTIPRTNSKAGEAAFCIYAPSRWNTLPEDLRDTPTLSTFKSRLKTLLFCCMRWFFV, from the exons ATGGCTATGTGGGAACTTTGCCAGCCGGCTTACTCACAGCTACAGGAAAACTTCAGACGGCTGAAACAGGAAATCACACACAAGGATGAGTTAATCCTGGGCTTTTCATCCGTAGCCGCTGCTCAGGCACAACATCTCTCTCGAAGGGCACAACTTTCTGCGGTGAACAACTCCTGCCACGCCGGCTCGTTCACCGAGAGCTCAACTGCTGCAGCACACG GGGAGCCGATCTTCTCAACTGACGCCCGGGCCCTGAATGATAACATCTGGCCCATCCTCGGGGCCAAACTCAGGACCCAAGCCTGCTCCACTCCCAGCAACCCGGAGCCCTGG GCCCTGGACAGCGGAGATGGACCGCACTCTCCAGTGGGGCTCCAGCTGGCCGACCATCCATCTTCTGTCCGGGCCTCCGCCCCCGAGCCGGTTGGTGGCTCCACACCTATTGCAGACCATGCCTCGCCTTCTTCCGCCCGGTTTCAGCCCCCGAGGCGGTCAGGCGTGCACACTCGGGTGTGGCGCCCACCCTCGGTACTTCGCTCCCGCGAAATTCACCATCAGTCGCCGGCTACTCGGCCCAGACCTCCGTCTGTGCTCATTGTCGCCTCATCCATGGTTCGACACATCACCCTGCCCGCAGCTAAAACACTCTGCTACCCGGGTGCCCGCGTCCAGGATATAGACTCCAAAATCCCACAGCTGCTGGATGAAAACCCGTCTGCCACCACTATTATCATCCACGTGGGAACTAATGATCTCAGGAACAATCAATCAGAGACACTAAAAGAGGACTTTATGAAGCTCATGGACAGTCTTTTACAGACAGACCGCAAGTTCATCGCATCTGGCCCGCTGCCATGTCCCAGCTTCGGAAACATAAAATTCAGCCGTGTCCGTCAACTTCATACATGGCTCAAGGGATACTGCTGTTCGCTCAACATACCATTTGTGGACAACTTTGGCACTTTCTTAGACCACCCATACCTCTTCAGACAGGATGGAGTGCACCCAAACTTTCATGGATCAC GTATATTTCCTGCAGCACTTAAAACAGCTGTCATTAAACCACTCTTGAAGAAGAGCAATCTTGATGCAACCGTTATTGCTAATTATAGGCCCATTTCCAACTTGCCATTCCTCAGCAAAATACTTGAAAAAGCAGTTTACCTCCAGCTTAACAGCTATCTAACATCAAACAGCCTTCTAGACTTTTATCAATCTGGTTTTCGACCTCACCATAGCACAGAAACAGCACTTATCAAAGTTGTGAATGAtctgcacataaacacagattcTAATAAACTATCTGTTCTTGTgctcctggatctcagtgctgcctTCGACACTGTTGACCATGATATTTTATTAGATAGACTAGAAAAATGGGTCGGTCTATCCGGCCCAGTTCTAAACTGGTTCAGAACTTACCTACAGGACAGGCAGTTCTTTGTGTCGATTGGAGACTTTGTCTCAGACAAAGTGGGTGTTATGTGTGGAGTACCCCAAGGCTCGATTCTTGGTCCGTTACTATTTAATCTGTATATGCTCCCACTCGCACATGTTATaatgaaacacaacataaaataccACAATTATGCAGATGACTCTCAACTGTACTTATCTCTATCTCCGGATGACCTACATCCCATTCACTCCCTAACTCAGTGTATTAATGATATCAATCTGTGGATGTCACAGAACTTTCTACAACTGAACAAAGATAAAACGGAAATACTCATCCTTGGTGCGAAGGCTCAGAGGCAGAGAATTGCAGCTTATCTCAGTTCTCTGTCCCTGAAGAGCAAAAGCGAAGCTAGAAATCTGGGTGTAATCATAGACAGTGATCTAAACTTTAAGAACCATATCAATAACATCACAAAATCAGCATTTTATCatctaaaaaatatttcaaaattaaGAGGCTTCCTGTCAAAAGCAGACTCTGAAAAATTAATTCACGCATTCATAACAAGTAGactagactactgtaatggtctTTTCACTGGCCTCCCAAAATCTGCTGTACAGCGATTACAGTTAATTCAAAATGCGGCTGCACGCGTTCTTACTGGAACAAAAAAGTTTGAACACATTACACCTGTTCTTAGATCTCTACATTGGCTCCCTGTCAAAACTAGAATTGATTTGCAGATTCTGCTACTTGTCTATAAAGCTCTAAATGGCCTTGCACCTCAGTATATAAAAGACATGCTCATTAGATATGAGCCAGCAAGAACTCTCAGGTCCTCCGGCAGTGGTCTTTTAACCATCCCTCGCACTAACTCTAAAGCGGGGGAGGCTGCCTTCTGTATCTATGCCCCAAGTAGATGGAACACCCTGCCTGAGGACTTGAGAGACACTCCTACACTGAGCACTTTTAAAAGCAGGTTAAAAACcttactttttt GCTGCATGCGCTGGTTCTTTGTATAG
- the LOC115572545 gene encoding uncharacterized protein LOC115572545, whose product MDSEASRTMKVAALGRPFSLGMLYDCRKDSLIPGLTLWDRSDLAEHIGERPQNYNDFEIVASESIEDKSSALNVKASLKASFLGGLVEVAGSAKYLNDSKTSKNQARITLKYKATTKVKELSMDHLGRGNVKHPYVFDKGLATHVVTAVLYGAQAFFVFDREVSEKENHREIEGNLKVMIKKIPRLVIEGEGSLEMEDKDREKVEKFSCRFFGDFSLQKMPTSFQDAIQVCQSLPTLLGANGENAVPMKVWLLPLTCLDSSAAKLVRQISETLVNKSQSVLEYFSELEMRCNDALKTTTAQQFPQIGTKIKTFKEMCSEFKLEFQQTLAKKLPSIRGGGEEEAVLAEILKKRHSSPFNSKDLNKWMDCKEREIHTLKSFTNMMKNTEIVSSETDLYKEILSADHAVCFVFTSLGSDEPYLSTLSEYLEETTKPDEARGSCTHDVEKEQWYASREVADKMRSKAKLFSDFAEANKENKNIKFLVVGLTDDTQKGSSIYLYKDGFSVNKNFEPPSKPETLTVRDINHNSVTLKISPAKFGAEHITSYSVEYCVSGQDGWKEKTAAEAEEVTVSDLSPNTEYKFRCRAVTSVGVGPANELGGSIQTLPCSPPGKPQVEPNSREISVSWDKPAELGQDVQILNYIVEYAKTDSRVKEEDLQWNQKMSDTEKTIISGLQPETEYVVRVRCDCGEAGRSKESISVGVCTKKYSLAESLRSTGTCVNSKSPSVYKLHLTEENMDVCGFQRYRFGNDIMGKNRTVIIFGEPESGQSRLINGMINYIVGVEWEDNFRFQLLDEDQMRSQANSQTSEVNVYKINHQQGFKIDYSLTIVTVDSPGFGDKRGIKRDKEITEQLFNLFSSNNGVSEVDAVCFVAQVSVARLTPAQIDVFDSVLSIFGKDVAENTRVLVTFADGHLPPVLEAITASGVPCPETEDGLPVHVKFNNSALFADNKSSAAGSMMEEDEDEDGNFEQMCWNMGIRSMKRFFDALNVIETKSLTLTKEVLRERQQLENSVGNLHKWVTLGLAKLEEIEQTNEKLKEHQTVMNRTEKVLITHNVIDGDRGYDSAYRCPEWKKASQDRAHAEEFLVKLKSEYDHVQAEVMKLMESSAKCLNRLKEIALKPNPLSTPDYVDLLIEGEKSECKPGWKQRVEHLTAVREQAEYMAKVERGETLLQSPSTDLFSYNQANNNTNPNKTNTK is encoded by the exons ATGGACTCTGAAGCCAGCAGGACGATGAAGGTGGCGGCGCTCGGCCGACCTTTCAGCCTCGGGATGCTGTACGACTGCCGCAAAGATTCACTCATCCCTG gACTGACATTGTGGGACCGCAGTGACCTGGCAGAACATATTGGAGAAAGACCACAAAACTATAATGACTTTGAGATAGTTGCATCTGAATCCATTGAGGACAAATCTTCAGCTCTTAATGTTAAAGCCTCTTTGAAGGCGAGTTTCTTGGGTGGACTGGTTGAAGTTGCCGGATCAGCAAAATACCTGAATGATAGTAAGACTTCCAAAAATCAGGCCAGAATAACACTGAAGTACAAAGCTACCACAAAGGTCAAAGAGCTGTCGATGGATCATCTTGGAAGAGGCAATGTGAAGCATCCATATGTCTTTGATAAAGGGTTAGCTACACATGTAGTAACAGCTGTTCTTTATGGAGCACAAGCCTTCTTTGTCTTTGACCGTGAGGTGTCAGAAAAGGAAAATCATCGAGAGATTGAGGGTAACTTGAAGGTGATGATCAAGAAAATTCCCCGTCTTGTTATAGAGGGTGAAGGTTCACTGGAAATGGAAGACAAAGATAGAGAAAAGGTTGAGAAATTCTCCTGCAGATTCTTTGGAGACTTTTCACTTCAGAAAATGCCGACATCATTTCAGGATGCAATACAAGTCTGTCAGAGTTTGCCAACATTGCTGGGAGCCAACGGAGAAAACGCCGTACCAATGAAGGTCTGGCTGTTGCCACTGACATGTTTAGATTCTTCTGCTGCGAAACTTGTCCGTCAGATAAGTGAAACACTAGTTAATAAGTCACAGAGTGTCCTGGAGTACTTCAGTGAGCTGGAGATGAGGTGCAATGATGCACTGAAAACCACCACTGCACAGCAGTTCCCACAGATTGGCACAaagattaaaacctttaaagagATGTGCTCTGAGTTCAAGCTGGAATTCCAACAAACCTTGGCAAAGAAACTTCCATCAatccgaggaggaggagaagaagaggctgTGCTCGCAGAgatcctgaagaagagacattCTTCTCCTTTCAACAGCAAAGACCTGAACAAGTGGATGGactgtaaagagagagaaattcacACCTTAAAGTCTTTCACCAACATGATGAAGAATACTGAGATTGTCTCATCTGAAACAGACCTGTACAAGGAAATTCTCAGTGCAGatcatgctgtgtgttttgttttcacctcaCTGGGAAGTGATGAACCGTACCTCTCAACTTTATCAGAGTACTTAGAAGAAACAACCAAACCAGACGAAGCTCGAGGGTCTTGTACTCATGATGTAGAGAAGGAACAATGGTACGCCTCAAGAGAAGTAGCCGATAAAATGAGGAGTAAAGCAAAACTCTTCAGTGACTTTGCAGAGGCCAACAAGGAGAACAAGAACATTAAGTTCTTGGTAGTTGGTTTAACAGATGACACGCAGAAAGGTTCAAGCATCTACCTTTATAAAGACGGCTTCTCTGTCAATAAGAACTTTGAGCCTCCTTCAAAGCCTGAAACATTAACAGTCAGAGACATAAACCACAACAGTGTGACGCTGAAGATTTCTCCTGCAAAGTTTGGAGCAGAGCACATCACCTCCTACTCTGTTGAGTACTGTGTCAGTGGacaggatggatggaaagaaaaGACGGCAGCAGAAGCTGAAGAAGTCACAGTGAGCGATCTGAGTCCAAACACAGAGTACAAGTTCAGATGCAGAGCAGTGACCTCAGTAGGTGTTGGACCAGCCAATGAACTTGGTGGTTCCATTCAAACTTTACCTTGCAGCCCTCCTGGAAAACCTCAAGTTGAACCAAACTCAAGGGAGATATCAGTCAGCTGGGACAAACCTGCTGAACTGGGACAAGATGTCCAGATCCTGAACTACATTGTGGAGTACGCCAAAACAGACAGCAGGGTGAAAGAGGAAGATCTCCAATGGAACCAAAAGATGTCTGATACTGAAAAGACGATCATTTCAGGGCTTCAGCCAGAGACAGAATATGTCGTCAGGGTTAGATGTGATTGTGGTGAAGCTGGAAGAAGCAAAGAGAGCATCTCAGTCGGTGTCtgcacaaaaaaatattcacttGCAGAATCCCTCAGAAGTACAGGCACATGTGTTAATTCTAAATCCCCCTCAGTTTATAAACTGCATCTGACAGAAGAAAATATGGACGTATGTGGATTCCAGAGATATAGATTTGGCAACGACATCATGGGTAAGAATCGAACAGTCATTATTTTTGGTGAGCCTGAATCTGGACAGTCCCGTCTGATCAATGGAATGATCAACTACATTGTTGGTGTAGAGTGGGAGGACAATTTTAGATTTCAGTTACTTGATGAGGATCAGATGAGATCACAAGCTAACAGCCAGACTTCTGAAGTCAATGTGTACAAGATCAACCACCAGCAGGGGTTTAAAATAGACTACTCACTGACCATTGTTACTGTTGATAGTCCAGGATTTGGAGATAAAAGAGGCATAAAGAGAGACAAGGAGAtcacagaacagctgttcaaTCTCTTCTCTTCTAACAATGGTGTCAGTGAAGttgatgctgtgtgttttgtagctCAGGTTTCTGTAGCTCGACTCACACCAGCACAGATAGatgtgtttgactctgtgctCTCAATCTTTGGCAAAGATGTGGCAGAAAACACCAGAGTTCTGGTGACATTTGCAGATGGCCATCTTCCTCCAGTTCTAGAGGCAATCACAGCTTCAGGTGTCCCATGTCCTGAAACAGAAGACGGGCTGCCAGTTCACGTcaaattcaataattcagcATTGTTTGCAGACAACAAATCATCTGCAGCAGGCAGcatgatggaggaggatgaagatgaagatggaaACTTTGAACAGATGTGTTGGAACATGGGAATTAGAAGCATGAAGAGGTTCTTTGATGCTTTGAATGTGATAGAAaccaaaagcttgacactgacaAAGGAGGTCCTCAGAGAAAGACAGCAGCTCGAGAATTCAGTAGGAAATTTGCACAAGTGGGTTACACTTGGGTTAGCCAAGCTTGAGGAGATAgaacagacaaatgaaaaactcaAAGAGCACCAGACAGTGATGAACAGGACTGAGAAAGTGTTGATTACACACAATGTCATAGACGGGGATCGTGGATATGATTCAGCATATAGATGTCCAGAGTGGAAAAAAGCCAGCCAAGATAGGGCACATGCTGAGGAATTCTTGGTCAAACTGAAGTCTGAATATGATCATGTGCAGGCTGAGGTGATGAAACTGATGGAGAGCTCTGCTAAGTGTTTAAACAGACTCAAAGAGATCGCCCTGAAGCCAAATCCTCTCTCCACTCCAGACTACGTTGACCTGCTTATTGAAGGAGAGAAGTCTGAGTGTAAACCAGGCTGGAAGCAACGAGTTGAGCACCTGACAGCCGTCAGAGAACAAGCAGAGTACATGGCTAAagtagagagaggagagacactcCTCCAGAGTCCATCTACTGATTTGTTCTCATACAATCAAGCAAATAACAATACTAACCCCAACAAGACTAATACCAAGTAA